The following are encoded together in the Lactuca sativa cultivar Salinas chromosome 1, Lsat_Salinas_v11, whole genome shotgun sequence genome:
- the LOC111893430 gene encoding uncharacterized protein LOC111893430, with the protein MELPVIDLEPYLDVVSGKYCGDEVLNPQLKTACSEVSRTLKETGALLVKDPRCSAQDNDRFIDMMEKYFEQPDEFKRLQERPHLHYQVGVTPEGIEVPRSLVDGEMQNKLRSLPKESQPLTPSGPDPKWRYMWRVGPRPSTTRFQELNSEPVIPEGFLEWKETMDSWGSKMISAIEAVAEMAAIGFGLPKDAFTALMKNGPHLLAPTGSNLERHGKEGTVFAGYHYDLNFLTIHGRSRFPGLSIWLRNGKKVEVKVPVGCLLIQTGKQIEWLTAGDCIAGMHEVVVTNRTLESIKVASQENRSLWRVSSTLFSHIASDAVLKPLGHFAQSPLADKYPPICAGEFVEQELSVINLKGNRGEL; encoded by the exons ATGGAGTTACCGGTGATCGATCTGGAACCGTATTTGGATGTAGTGTCTGGCAAATATTGCGGCGATGAAGTCTTAAATCCCCAACTGAAGACGGCTTGCTCGGAGGTTAGTCGAACCCTAAAAGAAACAGGAGCTTTGCTCGTCAAAGATCCCCGATGTTCTGCTCAAGATAACGATCGGTTTATCGATATGATGGAGAAGTATTTCGAACAGCCTGATGAGTTTAAACGTCTCCAAGAGCGTCCTCACCTCCATTATCAG GTCGGTGTGACACCAGAAGGAATTGAAGTTCCTCGTAGTTTGGTTGATGGTGAAATGCAAAACAAGCTGAGATCATTGCCTAAAGAGTCTCAGCCGTTGACCCCATCAGGTCCAGATCCTAAGTGGCGATACATGTGGAGAGTTGGTCCTCGACCATCAACTACTCGCTTTCAG GAACTGAACTCGGAGCCGGTTATACCTGAAGGTTTCCTCGAATGGAAAGAGACCATGGATTCTTGGGGTTCCAAAATGATATCTGCTATAGAG GCTGTTGCTGAAATGGCAGCAATTGGTTTTGGCCTACCAAAGGATGCATTCACTGCTCTAATGAAGAAT GGTCCACATCTTCTTGCTCCAACAGGGAGTAACCTTGAACGCCATGGGAAAGAGGGTACTGTGTTTGCAGGGTATCATTATGACCTTAATTTTTTAACCATTCATGGTAGAAGTAGATTCCCTGGTCTTAGTATTTGGCTAAGGAATGGGAAGAAAGTAGAAGTCAAGGTTCCAGTTGGTTGTCTACTTATTCAGACAGGAAAGCAG ATAGAATGGTTGACTGCTGGAGACTGTATAGCCGGTATGCATGAAGTTGTGGTAACTAACAGAACACTTGAGTCAATTAAAGTTGCATCACAAGAAAATCGAAGCCTCTGGAGAGTATCATCAACA TTATTTTCTCATATAGCATCAGATGCTGTGCTGAAGCCCCTGGGACACTTTGCACAGTCACCCCTTGCCGACAAGTATCCACCCATTTGTGCTGGAGAGTTTGTAGAACAAGAACTTTCTGTCATTAATCTTAAAGGAAACAGAGGAGAGCTTTAG